The DNA segment CGGTTGAAGAAGTCAAACGCACTGAAGGCAAGACTTTAATTTATGTGCGGGTAAATGACCAGATTCGGGGATTTATTAATATAACTAAAGATATACGCATGAAAATCAAAGAAGATCCGCGAAATATGATCAGTCAAGAACGGGCGAGTCATATGCTTGAAAATATATTTTTCTTTGGGCTGCTGGGTATTGCATTAGTCGGCTTGTTATTCGTGATTCGTTATTTCTTCTTATGAGAATACGCAAAAAACTCCCTCCCGTTTGAATAAATAAATTCTTTCAGGAGGGAATAAATTTATTTGCTCTCGTGATATTCTTTTTCCGTGTTGACGTTCCATATATTGGACTTGTCATTATTTCCTGAAAAAATATTTTTGACGGCCTCAAACGCAGTACACATTGAGTGATCTATATTATTATATCTGTGCTGACCGTTGCGCCCTATGCAATACAGATTTTGTATAGAGTCAAGATATTTTCTAAGCTCGTCAATATGTTCATACGTATCAAAATATGCCGGGTAGGCTTTCTTAACGCGTTCGATATGCGAGTCAATTACATCATCATGAGATTTAATCATGCCGATTTTAATAATTTCTTCAGCAGCAAGCCTCGTAAAATCATCGTCGTTCATTGTCCAGTAAGAATCGCCCTCAGAACAGAAATATTCAAGTCCTAGCCAGACAGTATTATTTAAGTCTTTGACCATGTAGGGCGACCAGTTATTAAATACTTGAATGCGGCCTAATTTTACGCTTTTATCATGAACATATATCCAATTATCAGGAATAATATTTCCGATAGTTTTTATTGTCGTCTCATTTTTCAGAGCAAGGGACTTCACAAGCAGGCCTGCTGTCATATAATCTCTATATGGGAGTCCTGATGCTATAAATTTTATACGTTCGGGAACGTCATTCATTCCTGAAATTAAATCTTTTATAGGCATTGACGAGATCACTATATCACAATTTTCACTAAAAATTTTATTATCCTTCTCGTAAATTACGGACTCTATTTTATTGCCTGACTTATTAAAGCCTGTAACATGAGCCCCCGTGATAATTCTCCCGCCGAGCTTAATAATTTCGTCCGCTGTTATATCCCATAATTGGCCGGGCTCTAACTTTGGATAAGCAAAATTTTCTATTAATGATGTCTCGACTTTGCGGTTTTTGCTGTGAAAAATTTTCGAGAATATATCGCGTAATATTGCAGTGATTGAGAGTCCCTTTACTCTTTGCGCGCCCCATTCAGGTGAAATATTTGACGGATGACGGCCCCATAAATTTTCGGTGTAATTCTCAAAGAACATCGAGTATAATTTTTTGCCGAACCGGTTTATATAAAAATCTTCCAGCGAGTTTTCTTTGCGTTTGAAAATTGCGCTCTTGATATAGCTAAGACCTGCCGCAATAGTCGTGAATAAGCCCATATTTTTTATAGTGCTGAATTTGAGCGAGATGGGATAATCGAAAAATTTTCGCTTGAAATATATTCGTGAGAGCCTGTTACGATTTAACATAACTCTGTCAACTTTTTCAGGATCCGGGCCTCCTGTTGTAATAATTGATTCGCGGCCTAAAATTTTATCATCATATGGCAAAGCTCCCTGAGAAGGCATCATTTTTTGCCACCAGTCATTTACTTCTTTGACCTTAGAGAAAAATCTATGTCCGCCCATGTCCATGCGGTTGCCGTTGTGATTTACAGTTTTTGATATACCGCCCATGTAAAAACTTTCCTCAAGTATTGCAACATCTAGGCCCCCCCCCCTGCGTAAAATTTCGTAGCCTGCAGTGAGTCCTGCCGGGCCTGCTCCGATTATTATAACTTTTTTGCGAGTCATTAAATTTTTTCCTTTCTTGTCTTTCTTGTCTCTCTTGCCTTGACTTGTTTTGCTAATTTTGCGAGAAAATAACTCCCTCCCGTTTGATTGAATAAATAAATCTCTCAGGAGGGAATCTTTATTCAACTTTTATGATTAATCTTCGTCCTCGTCTTCTTTCTTGTGAGCGGCAATTACTTTCTTTGCAATATCGCCCGGGACTTCCTCATAGTGTGAATATTCCATCGAGAAAGACCCTTCACCTGAAGTCATAGAACGCAAAATAATTGCATATCTGAACATTTCTGCCAAAGGTGCTTGAGCTTTAACGACCTGTAATTTTCCGTGAGCTTCCATGCCCATAATTCGGCCGCGCCTTGAGTTAAAATCTCCCATGACATCGCCCATAAATCTTTCAGGTACAGTAACTTCAACGTCCATAACGGGTTCAAGCAAAACGGGATTAGCGTCCATTATGCCTTTCTTGAATGACAAACGGGTCGCGAGCTTGAATGACAT comes from the Synergistaceae bacterium genome and includes:
- a CDS encoding NAD(P)/FAD-dependent oxidoreductase; the protein is MNKDSLLRDLFIQSNGRELFSRKISKTSQGKRDKKDKKGKNLMTRKKVIIIGAGPAGLTAGYEILRRGGGLDVAILEESFYMGGISKTVNHNGNRMDMGGHRFFSKVKEVNDWWQKMMPSQGALPYDDKILGRESIITTGGPDPEKVDRVMLNRNRLSRIYFKRKFFDYPISLKFSTIKNMGLFTTIAAGLSYIKSAIFKRKENSLEDFYINRFGKKLYSMFFENYTENLWGRHPSNISPEWGAQRVKGLSITAILRDIFSKIFHSKNRKVETSLIENFAYPKLEPGQLWDITADEIIKLGGRIITGAHVTGFNKSGNKIESVIYEKDNKIFSENCDIVISSMPIKDLISGMNDVPERIKFIASGLPYRDYMTAGLLVKSLALKNETTIKTIGNIIPDNWIYVHDKSVKLGRIQVFNNWSPYMVKDLNNTVWLGLEYFCSEGDSYWTMNDDDFTRLAAEEIIKIGMIKSHDDVIDSHIERVKKAYPAYFDTYEHIDELRKYLDSIQNLYCIGRNGQHRYNNIDHSMCTAFEAVKNIFSGNNDKSNIWNVNTEKEYHESK